Proteins encoded in a region of the Frondihabitans sp. 762G35 genome:
- a CDS encoding isocitrate lyase/PEP mutase family protein — MSTQSTAEKAELLRSLHIPGDPLIVTNVWDSITARIVAGVPGVKALATASHSISEAHGVEDGEGLDVDEALAAAQLVIRSVDLPVSVDFEKAYAKDAAGTLDNVWRLIEAGAAGLNIEDSLGQAKAPLYEIDTQVSKIAAARAAGDRAGVPIVINARVDGLAADPSTFDDSVTRANAYLDAGADVAFVLGLSTEDLVKRALDEIHGKVSVISGPSSVPLARLAELGVSRVSFGPGILGLTLSHLRDAAEQLTARGDYPAELGFSF, encoded by the coding sequence ATGTCGACCCAGTCCACGGCCGAGAAGGCCGAACTCCTCCGCTCCCTGCACATCCCCGGCGACCCGCTGATCGTCACGAACGTGTGGGACAGCATCACCGCCCGCATCGTCGCCGGCGTCCCCGGCGTCAAGGCCCTCGCCACCGCCAGCCACTCGATCAGCGAGGCCCACGGCGTCGAGGACGGCGAGGGTCTCGACGTCGACGAGGCGCTCGCCGCGGCGCAGCTCGTGATCCGCTCCGTCGATCTCCCCGTCTCCGTCGACTTCGAGAAGGCCTACGCGAAGGACGCCGCCGGCACCCTCGACAACGTCTGGCGCCTCATCGAGGCAGGAGCCGCGGGGCTCAACATCGAGGACAGCCTCGGCCAGGCCAAGGCCCCCCTCTACGAGATCGACACCCAGGTGTCGAAGATCGCCGCCGCGCGCGCCGCGGGCGACCGCGCCGGCGTGCCCATCGTCATCAACGCGCGCGTGGACGGCCTCGCCGCGGACCCCTCGACCTTCGACGACAGCGTCACCCGGGCCAACGCCTACCTCGACGCCGGCGCCGACGTCGCGTTCGTCCTCGGTCTCTCGACGGAGGACCTCGTCAAGCGCGCCCTCGACGAGATCCACGGCAAGGTCTCCGTCATCTCGGGCCCGTCGTCCGTGCCACTGGCGCGCCTGGCCGAGCTCGGGGTGTCGCGGGTCAGCTTCGGTCCGGGCATCCTGGGGCTCACGCTCTCGCACCTCCGCGACGCCGCCGAGCAGCTCACCGCCCGCGGCGACTACCCCGCGGAGCTCGGCTTCTCGTTCTGA